In the Fusarium oxysporum f. sp. lycopersici 4287 chromosome 9, whole genome shotgun sequence genome, one interval contains:
- a CDS encoding calcium binding protein 39 produces MSFLFGRARTRTVADLPKQAREHVLKLEGPQGPSKAEELARVLSQMKTILQGTPEADTSPEQILQLVTGLIDEDLLHLLAVNLFRLPFESRKDTQVIFSYVFRFRPATAAPKSDPLALSYVVCNRPQVLVELCRGYDHKESATPAGSVLRELLKNEAAAAIILYDDGDEPGSSSKGLNAIDRDRPQSGRGVFWRFFDWVDKSSFEVAADAFTTFRELLTRHKDLVPRYLNANFELFFDKYNNILVQSNSYVTKRQSIKLLGEILLDRSNYNVMTAYVDRGEHLKICMNLLRDDRKMVQYEGFHVFKVFVANPHKSIAVQKILLMNRDKLLTFLSHFLEDRTDDEQFIDEREFLIKQIRGMPSVPVAPQR; encoded by the exons ATGTCGTTCCTGTTTGGAAGAGCCCGCACACGCACAGTTGCCGATCTCCCCAAGCAGGCCCGCGAGCATGTCTTGAAGCTCGAGGGGCCACAGGGCCCTTCCAAG GCCGAAGAGCTTGCCCGAGTCTTGAGCCAGATGAAGACTATCCTGCAGGGAACTCCCG AGGCCGATACCTCTCCAGAACAGATCTTACAGCTTGTGACTGGTCTCATCGACGAAgatctcctccatctcctcgcCGTCAACCTCTTCCGTCTTCCATTCGAGTCGCGTAAAGATACCCAAGTCATATTCTCCTACGTCTTCCGCTTCCGCCCCGCCACCGCCGCCCCCAAAAGCGATCCTCTCGCACTATCATACGTTGTCTGCAATCGACCCCAGGTCCTAGTTGAGCTATGTCGAGGATATGATCACAAGGAGAGCGCTACGCCGGCAGGTTCAGTTCTACGAGAGCTACTCAAGAACGAGGCCGCCGCCGCAATCATTCTATACGACGACGGAGATGAGCCAGGTTCGAGTTCCAAGGGTCTAAATGCCATTGACCGTGACCGACCCCAAAGTGGGAGAGGCGTGTTCTGGAGATTCTTCGATTGGGTTGATAAGAGCTCCTTCGAGGTAGCAGCAGATGCTTTCACCACTTTTCGA GAACTCCTGACACGCCACAAGGATCTTGTACCAAGATACTTGAACGCAAACTTTGAACTCTTCTTCGACAAGTACAACAACATCTTGGTGCAATCCAACAGTTACGTGACCAAGCGTCAGTCCATAAAGCTTCTCGGTGAGATCTTGCTTGATCGCTCCAACTATAACGTCATGACTGCCTATGTTGATCGCGGGGAGCATCTCAAGATATGCATGAACTTGCTACGCGATGATAGGAAAATGGTTCAGTACGAGGGCTTCCACGTATTCAAGGTCTTTGTTGCAAACCCGCACAAATCAATTGCCGTCCAAAAGATTCTCCTCATGAATCGCGATAAGCTTCTCACTTTCCTCTCCCACTTCCTTGAGGATCGGACAGATGACGAACAGTTCATCGATGAGAGAGAATTTTTGATCAAGCAAATCCGCGGCATGCCCTCAGTTCCCGTTGCTCCTCAGCGGTAA
- a CDS encoding calcium binding protein 39 yields MKTILQGTPEADTSPEQILQLVTGLIDEDLLHLLAVNLFRLPFESRKDTQVIFSYVFRFRPATAAPKSDPLALSYVVCNRPQVLVELCRGYDHKESATPAGSVLRELLKNEAAAAIILYDDGDEPGSSSKGLNAIDRDRPQSGRGVFWRFFDWVDKSSFEVAADAFTTFRELLTRHKDLVPRYLNANFELFFDKYNNILVQSNSYVTKRQSIKLLGEILLDRSNYNVMTAYVDRGEHLKICMNLLRDDRKMVQYEGFHVFKVFVANPHKSIAVQKILLMNRDKLLTFLSHFLEDRTDDEQFIDEREFLIKQIRGMPSVPVAPQR; encoded by the exons ATGAAGACTATCCTGCAGGGAACTCCCG AGGCCGATACCTCTCCAGAACAGATCTTACAGCTTGTGACTGGTCTCATCGACGAAgatctcctccatctcctcgcCGTCAACCTCTTCCGTCTTCCATTCGAGTCGCGTAAAGATACCCAAGTCATATTCTCCTACGTCTTCCGCTTCCGCCCCGCCACCGCCGCCCCCAAAAGCGATCCTCTCGCACTATCATACGTTGTCTGCAATCGACCCCAGGTCCTAGTTGAGCTATGTCGAGGATATGATCACAAGGAGAGCGCTACGCCGGCAGGTTCAGTTCTACGAGAGCTACTCAAGAACGAGGCCGCCGCCGCAATCATTCTATACGACGACGGAGATGAGCCAGGTTCGAGTTCCAAGGGTCTAAATGCCATTGACCGTGACCGACCCCAAAGTGGGAGAGGCGTGTTCTGGAGATTCTTCGATTGGGTTGATAAGAGCTCCTTCGAGGTAGCAGCAGATGCTTTCACCACTTTTCGA GAACTCCTGACACGCCACAAGGATCTTGTACCAAGATACTTGAACGCAAACTTTGAACTCTTCTTCGACAAGTACAACAACATCTTGGTGCAATCCAACAGTTACGTGACCAAGCGTCAGTCCATAAAGCTTCTCGGTGAGATCTTGCTTGATCGCTCCAACTATAACGTCATGACTGCCTATGTTGATCGCGGGGAGCATCTCAAGATATGCATGAACTTGCTACGCGATGATAGGAAAATGGTTCAGTACGAGGGCTTCCACGTATTCAAGGTCTTTGTTGCAAACCCGCACAAATCAATTGCCGTCCAAAAGATTCTCCTCATGAATCGCGATAAGCTTCTCACTTTCCTCTCCCACTTCCTTGAGGATCGGACAGATGACGAACAGTTCATCGATGAGAGAGAATTTTTGATCAAGCAAATCCGCGGCATGCCCTCAGTTCCCGTTGCTCCTCAGCGGTAA